A region from the Streptomyces tsukubensis genome encodes:
- a CDS encoding ABC transporter ATP-binding protein, with protein MPAEPGTAPGTGTDSVTGSVTGSGTDEDAARDLLPVASPARTRTAVRELLRPHRGLAAAGLAVLTAATAVGLATQPLIGRIVDIAAGNRAADALTTVVLLLVAVALVQGLATAAGLGLVARLGETVLAQLRERFIERALGLPLERVERAGSGDLTARVTGDVSVVAEAVSRALPEFVRSVLAIVLTLGALAILDRRFLLAALIAVPFQALTARWYLRRAAPLYARQRIAGGTQQQQLLDTVRGAATVRAFRLEREHTAKVTERSRSLVAVTMRGVDLVLGFYGRLHFAEFAGLAAVLVTGYVLVRDGSASVGTATAAALYFHSLFTPINAALVLLDDAQSALSGLARIVGVADQPPPDERPQRTAAPVPAPRDASVTVAGLGHAYENGHPVLHGVDLTILPGERVALVGASGAGKTTLAKLIAGIHRPVSGSVTVGGTPLAALPPAELRRTVALVSQETHVFAGPLADDLRLARPDATDGELRDALDRVSALTWADSLPDGLATVVGDGGHRIDGARVQALALARLILADPPVVVLDEATAEAGSAGARGLEKAVLRAVEGRTALIVAHRLTQAATADRIVVMDAGRIVESGTHDALRAARGPYAALWDAWSRTREPDR; from the coding sequence ATGCCCGCGGAGCCCGGAACGGCCCCCGGCACCGGCACCGACAGCGTCACCGGCAGCGTCACCGGCTCCGGCACCGACGAGGACGCGGCCCGGGACCTGCTGCCCGTCGCGTCGCCCGCCCGTACCCGTACCGCCGTCCGCGAACTCCTCCGCCCCCACCGCGGGCTCGCCGCGGCCGGACTCGCCGTACTGACCGCCGCCACCGCCGTCGGACTGGCCACCCAGCCGCTCATCGGCCGCATCGTCGACATCGCCGCCGGGAACCGGGCCGCCGACGCGCTGACCACGGTCGTCCTGCTGCTCGTCGCCGTCGCCCTGGTCCAGGGCCTGGCCACCGCCGCCGGGCTCGGACTGGTGGCCCGGCTCGGCGAGACCGTCCTCGCCCAACTGCGGGAACGTTTCATCGAACGTGCGCTGGGGCTTCCGCTGGAGCGGGTCGAGCGGGCCGGTTCCGGTGATCTGACGGCCCGGGTCACCGGAGACGTCTCCGTCGTCGCGGAGGCCGTAAGCCGGGCACTGCCCGAGTTCGTCCGCTCCGTCCTCGCCATCGTCCTGACCCTGGGCGCCCTGGCGATCCTCGACCGGCGGTTCCTGCTCGCCGCGCTGATCGCCGTGCCCTTCCAGGCGCTGACCGCCCGCTGGTACCTGCGCCGCGCGGCCCCGCTCTACGCCCGGCAGCGCATCGCGGGCGGCACCCAGCAGCAGCAGCTCCTCGACACCGTGCGGGGCGCGGCCACCGTGCGGGCCTTCCGGCTGGAGCGCGAGCACACCGCCAAGGTCACCGAGCGCTCCCGGTCGCTGGTCGCCGTGACGATGCGGGGCGTCGATCTCGTCCTCGGCTTCTACGGCAGGCTGCACTTCGCGGAGTTCGCCGGGCTCGCGGCCGTGCTCGTCACCGGATACGTGCTGGTACGGGACGGCTCGGCGTCCGTCGGTACGGCGACCGCCGCCGCCCTCTACTTCCACAGCCTCTTCACGCCGATCAACGCGGCGCTGGTACTCCTCGACGACGCCCAGTCCGCGCTGTCGGGCCTCGCCCGGATCGTCGGCGTCGCCGACCAGCCGCCGCCGGACGAGCGCCCGCAGCGGACCGCGGCGCCGGTCCCCGCCCCGCGCGACGCGTCCGTCACGGTCGCCGGGCTCGGCCATGCGTACGAGAACGGGCATCCCGTCCTCCACGGCGTCGATCTCACGATCCTGCCCGGCGAGCGCGTGGCCCTCGTCGGGGCCAGCGGCGCCGGGAAGACCACCCTCGCCAAACTGATCGCCGGTATCCACCGGCCCGTCTCCGGAAGCGTCACCGTCGGCGGTACGCCCCTGGCCGCGCTGCCGCCCGCCGAACTCCGCCGGACCGTCGCCCTCGTCTCCCAGGAGACCCATGTCTTCGCCGGACCCCTCGCCGACGACCTGCGGCTGGCCCGCCCGGACGCCACCGACGGCGAACTGAGGGACGCTCTCGACCGGGTATCCGCCCTCACCTGGGCCGATTCGCTGCCCGACGGTCTCGCGACCGTCGTCGGTGACGGCGGCCACCGGATCGACGGCGCCCGGGTCCAGGCCCTGGCCCTCGCCCGGCTGATCCTGGCCGACCCGCCCGTGGTCGTCCTCGACGAGGCCACCGCCGAGGCCGGCAGCGCCGGTGCGCGCGGCCTGGAGAAGGCGGTGCTCCGCGCGGTCGAGGGACGTACGGCACTGATCGTGGCCCACCGGCTGACCCAGGCCGCGACCGCCGACCGGATCGTCGTCATGGACGCCGGACGGATCGTCGAATCCGGCACCCACGACGCACTCCGCGCCGCCCGGGGCCCGTACGCGGCCCTGTGGGACGCCTGGTCCCGTACCCGCGAACCGGACCGCTGA
- a CDS encoding ABC transporter substrate-binding protein — protein sequence MARSPRTARITAAVSSALLLLTAATACGTDSGGSGSSGGTTEKNTGAEGGGSGTFPVTLDHKYGSTTVPSEPKRIVTIGFTDQDALLAVGKVPVASTDWLGAHKGTIGPWAKDELGSGKLPVTLKNTGTGPQVEKIAALKPDLILAVYGGLTKDQYTALSKFAPVVAQPKKYNDWGVPWQEQTKIVGTAVGRPAEAAQAVAATEKKIASLVKPEFKGKTAVIGTPFEGIFVWGSQDTRSRLLTGLGFRLPAGLDKVIGDQFGANISKERTDLLDHDAMVWMVKDVAKDSAELRKDPSYGDLKVVGEGREIYVQESSDYGYAMSFGTVLSLPYVVERLAPQLTAALDGKPETPVRQPAS from the coding sequence ATGGCCCGCTCCCCGAGGACCGCCCGGATCACCGCCGCGGTCTCCTCCGCCCTGCTGCTCCTGACCGCCGCCACCGCCTGCGGCACCGACTCCGGCGGCTCCGGCAGCTCCGGCGGCACAACGGAGAAGAACACCGGCGCCGAGGGCGGCGGTTCCGGAACCTTCCCCGTCACCCTCGACCACAAGTACGGCAGCACCACCGTCCCGTCCGAGCCGAAGCGCATCGTCACCATCGGCTTCACCGACCAGGACGCCCTCCTCGCCGTCGGCAAGGTCCCCGTCGCATCGACGGACTGGCTGGGCGCCCACAAGGGCACCATCGGCCCCTGGGCCAAGGACGAACTGGGCAGCGGCAAGCTCCCCGTCACCCTCAAGAACACCGGCACCGGACCCCAGGTCGAGAAGATCGCCGCCCTGAAGCCCGATCTGATCCTCGCGGTCTACGGCGGGCTGACCAAGGACCAGTACACGGCGCTGTCGAAGTTCGCGCCGGTCGTGGCCCAGCCGAAGAAGTACAACGACTGGGGCGTGCCGTGGCAGGAGCAGACCAAGATCGTCGGCACCGCCGTCGGCCGCCCCGCCGAGGCGGCCCAGGCCGTCGCCGCGACCGAGAAGAAGATCGCCTCGCTGGTGAAGCCCGAATTCAAGGGGAAGACCGCGGTCATCGGCACCCCGTTCGAAGGCATCTTCGTCTGGGGCAGCCAGGACACCCGCTCCCGGCTGCTGACCGGCCTCGGCTTCCGGCTCCCGGCCGGCCTCGACAAGGTGATCGGTGACCAGTTCGGCGCCAACATCAGCAAGGAGCGCACGGACCTCCTCGACCACGACGCCATGGTGTGGATGGTGAAGGACGTCGCCAAGGACTCCGCCGAGCTCCGCAAGGACCCCTCGTACGGCGATCTGAAGGTCGTCGGGGAGGGCCGCGAGATCTATGTCCAGGAGTCGAGCGACTACGGCTACGCCATGTCCTTCGGCACCGTGCTCAGCCTGCCGTACGTGGTCGAGCGCCTCGCCCCCCAGCTGACCGCCGCCCTCGACGGCAAGCCGGAGACCCCGGTCCGCCAGCCCGCGTCCTGA
- a CDS encoding FecCD family ABC transporter permease, translating to MLLVAGATALLLALIAVSLLYGALDIPPAEVWRTLLGDPPNARVENAVRSVRVPRTALGVAAGAALGLAGALMQALTRNPLADPGLLGVGAGAAFAIVVAVGVFGLGSAYGYIWFAFAGALAASLLVYVMGGLGRSGSTPVKLALSGVAVTSFLGSLTSAIALTSPDALDRFRFWSAGTLANQSGDDLLRILPFLAVGALIAFALAPSLNGLALGDDVATSLGLRTGRIRTLGVASVTLLVGAAVAVVGPIVFVGLVVPHAVRVLLQYAGIGPDQRWLLPLSALLAPVLLLAADVAGRLLARPAEIQAGILVAFVGGPLFIVMVRRRRLAEL from the coding sequence CTGCTGCTGGTGGCGGGCGCGACGGCCCTGCTGCTCGCCCTGATCGCCGTATCCCTGCTGTACGGCGCTCTGGACATACCCCCGGCCGAGGTCTGGCGCACCCTGCTGGGCGATCCGCCCAATGCCCGGGTGGAGAACGCCGTCCGGTCCGTCCGGGTCCCGCGCACCGCACTCGGCGTCGCCGCCGGGGCGGCCCTCGGACTCGCCGGGGCACTGATGCAGGCCCTGACCCGCAACCCCCTCGCCGACCCCGGACTGCTCGGGGTCGGTGCGGGTGCCGCGTTCGCGATCGTCGTCGCGGTCGGGGTTTTCGGCCTGGGCTCGGCGTACGGGTACATCTGGTTCGCCTTCGCCGGGGCGCTCGCGGCCAGTCTGCTGGTGTACGTGATGGGCGGGCTCGGCCGGTCCGGCTCCACCCCGGTGAAGCTCGCCCTGTCCGGGGTCGCCGTCACCTCCTTCCTGGGCTCGCTGACCAGCGCGATCGCGCTGACCTCCCCGGACGCGCTCGACCGCTTCCGGTTCTGGTCCGCCGGAACCCTGGCCAACCAGTCCGGTGACGACCTGCTGCGGATCCTGCCGTTCCTCGCCGTCGGTGCGCTGATCGCGTTCGCCCTCGCCCCGTCCCTGAACGGTCTCGCTCTCGGCGACGACGTCGCGACCTCCCTCGGGCTGCGCACCGGCCGGATCCGTACCCTCGGCGTGGCCTCCGTGACCCTCCTGGTCGGGGCGGCCGTGGCCGTCGTCGGTCCCATCGTCTTCGTCGGGCTCGTCGTCCCCCATGCCGTACGGGTCCTGCTCCAGTACGCCGGGATCGGCCCCGACCAGCGCTGGCTGCTACCCCTCTCCGCACTGCTCGCCCCGGTCCTGCTGCTCGCCGCGGACGTGGCGGGACGGCTGCTGGCCCGGCCCGCCGAGATCCAGGCGGGCATCCTCGTCGCCTTCGTCGGCGGACCCCTGTTCATTGTGATGGTCCGCCGCCGACGACTCGCGGAGCTGTGA